Genomic DNA from Candidatus Zixiibacteriota bacterium:
ACTAGCGGGTGTTCAATACCCGTAGAGAAGGCATGCAGGCTAGGTATTGGGTGAGTAATCCGGTGTGAATCAAAGAAGTACAAGCAGTGGATTATCAATTTCCAATAATATAGTGGCAACACGTTCAAACACAAGAAAAAAGCGTCGCATAATCTGCGCTTTTCCCTCTGATAACGATGGTCTGAAGGGATATTTTTTGCTCGCCAATCAGAATGTGATATACAGCCGGTTGACCACATCTGAGAATCTATGTATATTTACTGACACAGTCATTTCCAAGACAACACGCATGGAGGGTAAACAATTGAATCACAACGTAATAGGTTGTGCGGGTCGGCGTGTGATATGACCGACGACAAGTCTCTTGCCAAAATCCGACAGGTTCTGGGTCGTTATTGGGGATTTCAGGATTTCCTGCCGCAACAGAAAGAGGCGATGCTTTGTGCTGAAGAAAGTCGGGATTCAATCGTTGTGCTGCCGACCGGGGGAGGTAAATCTCTGTGTTTTCAGGCCCCGGCCGTAGCCCTTGCCGGAATGGCCATTGTCGTCTCACCCTTGATCTCATTGATGAAAGATCAGGTCGATTCTCTTCGGGACTGCGGAGTCGAAGCGGCGCGGCTTGACAGCTCTCAGCAGCCTGAAGATCAGCAGCGGGTTCTTTCTGCAATACGGAACGGAGGTCTGAAGATTCTCTATCTGGCACCGGAACGTATTGTTTCAGAACCGTTTGCCAACTTAATTCGAGATGTCAGAATTTCGCTGATTGCCGTTGATGAAGCCCATTGTGTCAGCATGTGGGGGCATGATTTTCGCCCTGAATATCGGCAACTCGACATTCTCAAGAAAATGTTCCCAAATACGGGGATCCACGCCTACACCGCAACTGCCACTGAACAGGTTCGCAACGATATTGGCCGGCAACTCCACCTGGACAACCCCGAGTCGATTGTCGGTTCATTTGACCGCCCCAACCTCCACTTCAAGATTCAGCGTCTTACCCGTAGATTTGAGCAGATTGCCGAAGTACTCAGCAGACATCGCGGCGAATCGGGCATCGTCTACTGCATCAGGCGGAAGGATGTCGATCAGATGTGCAGTGAAATGACTGCCCGGGGATTCTCAGTTCTGCCGTATCACGCCGGGATGGAAAATAGCGAGCGGAAGAATAACCAGGAAGCCTTCGCCAGAGAAGAGATTGACACCATTGTTGCCACCGTCGCCTTCGGGATGGGCATCGATAAGTCCAACGTGCGTTACGTGGTCCATGCCGGGATGCCCAAATCGCTTGAGCACTATCAGCAGGAGAGTGGTCGGGCCGGTCGCGACAGCCTCGAGGCTGAGTGTTGCCTGTTCTATTCCGGTCGAGATTACGCCACTTGGGAGTTTCTACTGGGGGATATGGAGTCTGAACCGCGAAAAATCGCGATGCGAAAGCTTGGGCACATATGGAACTACTGCACCGGTGTCACCTGCCGCCATCAGGCCATTGTGAACTACTTCGGACAGCAACTTCAAAAAGAGAACTGTGCCGCCTGCGACGTCTGCCTGGGCGAACTTGA
This window encodes:
- a CDS encoding RecQ family ATP-dependent DNA helicase, whose translation is MTDDKSLAKIRQVLGRYWGFQDFLPQQKEAMLCAEESRDSIVVLPTGGGKSLCFQAPAVALAGMAIVVSPLISLMKDQVDSLRDCGVEAARLDSSQQPEDQQRVLSAIRNGGLKILYLAPERIVSEPFANLIRDVRISLIAVDEAHCVSMWGHDFRPEYRQLDILKKMFPNTGIHAYTATATEQVRNDIGRQLHLDNPESIVGSFDRPNLHFKIQRLTRRFEQIAEVLSRHRGESGIVYCIRRKDVDQMCSEMTARGFSVLPYHAGMENSERKNNQEAFAREEIDTIVATVAFGMGIDKSNVRYVVHAGMPKSLEHYQQESGRAGRDSLEAECCLFYSGRDYATWEFLLGDMESEPRKIAMRKLGHIWNYCTGVTCRHQAIVNYFGQQLQKENCAACDVCLGELDKMEDSLTVAQKILSCVIRLDQRFGAEYTTLVLVGSQKARIKKLGHDRLKTYGI